Genomic segment of Gymnogyps californianus isolate 813 chromosome 16, ASM1813914v2, whole genome shotgun sequence:
TCTTCTCATCCATCATTCGCTGTTCCTCTCGAATTCGTTGCTCCACAGCCTGAAAAAGATAACAGTCGACGGAAAAAAAAGTGGCATATCTGCCTTCCTCCtatctttttctcatctctaaCTCTTTTACTGAAACCAAAGAGCAACCAGATCCTGAAGCACTCCCGCTCTCATGAGTCCCAAGGACAGCAGAGGGCAGCAAGCACAGCCCCAGATCGTTCCTCTGCCACTTgccatctgtcctggtttcggctgggacagagttaactttcttttagtagctggtacagtgctgtgttttggatttagtgtgagaatgatgttgataacactctgaggttttagctgttgctaagtagcgcttatcttaagccaaggacttttcagtttcccatgctctgccagcaagcaggtgtgcaaggagctgggagggagcagagccggggcagctgacctgaactagccaaagggatattccataccatggaacgtcatgcccagtatataaactggggggagttggccgggaggggcggcTCGcgaactaactgggcatcggtcagcgggtggtgagcaattgcattgtgcatcactgttttattccttccccccccttttttttttgttatattccttttcattactattgttattattatatttcattattactattgttagtattatattttactttagttattaaactgttcttatctcaacccacgagttttacttttttttttttccctttcctcctcctcaccccactgggaggaggaagggggaagcggctgcgtggtgctgagttgctgactggggttaaaccacgacaccatgtCTTATAGCAAAGCTACCACTCAAGAAAATGCAGGGAAGCACTGGGACCAGCCTGCTTTTGGTGTGTTTGGAGGCCAGGAAAGACCACGAGCGAGAGATCGGTATCTGAACGACTTTTCCTGCTGAGCCAACATGTGAGCAGCAGGCTATGGCTGAGCACTCCAGCAGCATGGGCTCAAAAGAAGTCAGCAGTCCAAGAATCGCATACCCCTCACAGGACTGGTGAGGCTGAAGAAAGACTTGGAGGAGTAACACAGGCCACCGAAGCTCATCAAGGTGCCAGCTCGGATGCTTCCCTGAGCCTCCATGTTCCCTGGACACTAACACACAGAGCTGGAGCTGTAAATCACACCCAGATCCCATTTATTCACTAAAGGAGCTGAACTCCTCAAAAACCTCACTTTGCAACTGGAAAGCCAGTTTATTTTGTAttgacaacaccaagctgaacTCTCTCTTGGGACTACAGTGTGCTGGGGCTCTACTTTTGGCAGACTGAGAACATTATCAAACGAGGACTTTGCGAAATAGCCCCAACCAGGAGAACGCAGCCCCTCCTGCCTCGCTGACATCTGCCTAAACCTCAGCAGAGAAACCTCTGCATTGCCTCTGAAGAAGAAACGGAGCACAGCAACCATGTGCTACGTCAAAGGCACGTTGGAAATCAGGAGTGGTGGCCATGCTGTAGGAGCACTGCTAGTCAGTTCTGGAGGAAACCTCAACCTACCAGAAACTCTGCcggagaggggagaagagagcagaagGATTGCAGGGGACGAGGAGAGCCCAGCTCAAATAAAAAGCCACGTGTGTGGGGAGGCGAGGCACTACAACCTTACCGGGCTGCACTGAGCAACAGAGTTCTTTCCCAAGCCACAGGGAAAGTCAGGAAGCATCAAATCCCATCTAAATTCAAAGGAAGGCTCATTCTCTTGCAAGAAATAAATGGCACAATTTCAACATTTTACTCATGCAGCGGCTGCCCCTTTGTAACACAGTAAACAGAGGCACGCATTTAGCTGGAAATATTCACATGGGTAAGTTATCCTCACTGCACAGAAAGGGAGAAGTCACAAAGCCTGGGATTTCCTACACCAGTGGCTGGTGGTTTAAAAGACCTGGGCAGATCCATCCGAGAGGGGAGCCGAAGGGCTGTGCGCTGCTGCAAGTCCTGGGGAAAATCCAGAATTTGAATGACAGAGGTCTCGGCCCTGAACAGCCTGGAAAAGAGCTGAGGTTCATCTACAGCACGGACGCATCAGTGGCTGTCTGCAAAAGGCCTGACCCAAACGAAGAGCAATTATTACTTACACGGAGCAGGAGCTACCTCATGTAACCTTTCTTGGATGTACGGCAGTCAATTAGCgccttacatttttaattatgtcCATAGGTTTGAGAAAGCTTCGCAGAACTACATGCTATTAAGGAGGATGCAGGACTTTGATCCACCAAAAGATTACTATACATCAGCTGCTCCACAGAAAACACTTGGGGCAGGATCTTATTAGAATAAATGTGAAGAAATTCAAGACAACTTAAGCCTCAATAAAAGGCGAGGTAGAGGGGCTAATTGCCTCCTTCACTATGGGATGCTAATGAACCTAAGAAAGCGCTGTCCTTACACTTTCTTCAGTCTAGAGTTCACGCTCTTTGTGGAAGATACGAAGGATCCAAATCACTCGTTCCCCAAAGactttccttcctcccagccaccctgggggaaggaggaggcacCACAGCATTGTGCTGGAGGAGTGACTTTCCTTGGgtttgaaaaaaagagatttaagtGCCTACATGCTGTTTAGGGTTGGCACCTGATTCTGGGCTACAGAAAGTGCCAAAATCTTGGAGAAAACTAAGGCTTAAACACAAGCTTTTGTTTCAGCTCTGGTGGCTGGCGACCCTGTATGATGGGCAATGCTTTTCTAAATGCTATGGGTTCCACTAAGAAGCCAGACATCTAAAAACTACATCTTGTATTACCTCTCCTGGGAGCCCAATCCCAAGCTATCTCGTGGGAGCTGGTCTTCGAAACCTTTAACCACAGAGGGCAGCTCTGACTAGACACGTACCAACTGTTACCAAGACGATCGATCTATTCCTGAAATGCCCTACGGCAGAAACATCAGAGgataaaaaagggaagaagtaaCTCTAGTAACAcctggcagaggaaaacagaagagaaaggcagaggaaaggcGGAGGGAAGTAGGAAGAAGTTGTACATCACGTAAGACAAGGAGAAATGACACATATATGGTCTACTTAATGAGTGAAGACAATATTGGAAACGCTTTAAAACATGCAGTATAGATTATTACTTGCTACAAGTATAAGTTACTTAGAAGTAACAGGGACAGCTCACAGAGGTCCAGCCTGGCTTTAGTCACCTCGATAGGAAACGAGGGATGTGGAAACACCAAGACAAAAGATGCAACGCTGAGCGCTGACACGGTGCTTGTCACAGGCAAAGGTCAGGAAAGAGCCTGTATTTAAGCAGTTATCTGTTTGCCTTACGTGGAGTAAAGTAACTTCCTCCCTACATTTAAACTCCATCGATTAAGATAACTAGCTACTTGCTATTTCCTTTACCTTAtaaaactgcctttatcttatCACCAATGTACAGAGAAGTCCTTTGGGACTGAACCTACCGCTCATGCTGAAGTGCCTTTCTCCAAATGCCCTGGGATGCTCACAGAAACTACTTCTATGCTTACGTATGTCAAGGTAGTTCCTCCTTATCAGTGCTACTAAGTAaaatgtgataattttttttgagtATTCTCTGCTTTCTACTTGCTGTGACGTAATGGCAGATTTCATGTACCTTCTCCGTCTTTTCTGTCAACTTGCTCTCGATCTGTATACAGCTTCAGCCCATCAAATAACGAAGAATCATTAAAGCGTTGTGGAGAGCATGGCTCCTGAACCTCCATGATTCCCAGATCATGCCTGGACACAGCTATCCTAGATGGCAAGAGCCTGGGCCTCCACTCTTGGGGGGACAAAGGGCAGAGCAAGAGTAGGGGACCCCCAAGTCGGGGTGGGGAACCTAGGGCTGTGCTAGCAAGACCAGACCAGATGGCTGGCGGCTCCCAAGGCTGGGGGGGACGAGACGGGGACTAGTTAAACCCTCTGGAGATGCTGCGATGCTCCTGCGATGCAGGAGCGGTCCTGCAGCAACAGGGGCTGTGAGCCCCCCCGGGGAAGGGACACAACCTTCAGCAAAGGGGCTGTGCCCAGCCCGGCCCCCCCTCACCTCCATCTCCCGCTGCTGGGCGGCGCGGAGGAGCGGCAGGTTGTGGGgcctgcagcactgctgggcCTCCTTGTGCCGGTGGAAGAGCTCCTGCTTCAGCCCTGCGACGGCGACAGGTGGCGGGTCAGGGCACGCCGCCGCCAcgtcccctccctccccgctaCGCGTGTCCCCCCCAGCgtccccaccacctcctcccagTGCCCCCACAACCTGTCCCCCGGTGTCACCCCGCCACCTCCCAGATGCCCCGGGCCTGCCTCCCTTCCACCTGCTCCCCATCACCTCCCTGCAGTGTCCTCACCGCCTGCCACCCCCACCATCGCTCCTgagctgcccccccccccactccgTGCCCCAGGACTGCCACCCAGTGCCCCCCCACCTGCTCCCCCTCAGTGTCCCGGGCCCACCCTCCCAgtgtccccccccgccttcccccAATGCCCCAGGCCTCCCtcagtgccccccccccccccaagcaccCCGGGATTGCCCCCCGGTGCCCTGGGCCCACCCCCCCTCGTCCCCCCCGCGTGTCCCGGGCCTGCCCTCACCCGGTGCCCCCctcgcctccccccccccctcccggctCACGGACCGCGGTGCTCGCTGTGCAGCTGCAGGCGCTGGCTGTAGAGGTTCTTCTCGGTGAGGTGCTGGATCTCCAGCAGGCCCTGCACGATCTCGAAGACCGTCCCGTCCAGCAGCGCCAGCGCCAGGTCGCTCAGCGTCGTGTAGGAGAGGcgctgctggcaggggctgccggCACCGGGACCGGGTCagcgccggcccggcccggccccgccgccgccgcgcccccgcctccccgccctCCGCTCACCTGGGCAGCGCCTTCACCAGCGCCTGCAGCTCCGACAGCAGCCGGTAGTGCCGCTCCTGCTGCCGGGACAGCtgctccgccgccgcctcgtacccccccccgccgccgccaccgccgccgccgctgccccgctCCATGGCCCCGCCGTACACCGCCCTGCGCCGCCGTGCCCGCCCCGCCACGCCCCGCGCAtgcgcgccgccgccccccccaccGAACAGCTTCgtcgccccgccccgccgggcctcCCCatcgccccgccccccccgccccccccccccccccccgccccatcgccccgcccccccccccccccccccgcccctcgcccgccccgctcctcgcccgccccgccccttTCCGCTCCGCCCGCCCcagcccggcgcggcggcggcccgaGCATCATCCGTGCGAGCCggtgccggcggggcggccgcggggcagcggcggcagccGGCACTCCCGCCTTCCCCTGGGGCCCGCGCGCGTGTGCGCAGCCGTGCCTCAACGGCCCGAGGCGCTCCCCCGAGCGCTGAGGTACCGCTGCGCGCACGGGGCGCCGGCCGCCCGGTTTTCCTGGAGGTTTCTCTCCATCCCGTCCCGTGGGACGCGCAGGGAGAGCGTCTGCAGGGCGTCCCGCTGCTCGGGCCTGAAAGCAGCTCACAGTGGTTTAAATGGCTTTGTCAAAAGCGTTTCAGATGGAGTTTGGCAGCTTTTGAGTTACTGTACGGGGTGACTTCGCTGCGGTCAAAAATGCGGTGACCCCCGGCATCACCAGCATCGGAGGAATTCCACTCTCCGGGTACTTGGCTTCATGGTTGCATTCCAGCCCATGAGCTGGGGACCATTCCCTACGGACACTGCGCCAGAGCAAAGCCAGGCAACGTTTGTGGGTTCACTGGGGGAGCCCTGAGAAGGGCGAGACCACTCGGCTGCAAGGATCCCTTCTAACCCCTTAAAACACACGGAGTTTATTAAGTGTGTTTCGACTTCAAACACACCGCTGGGATGGCAATGGTTTCTTTTCATAAGCGCTCGGGTGCAGGTAATGAGATCAATGTTTAGCGCAGGCTGAGTTGCAAACTCATTTCAGTGGCACGCATGAAAAGGTTCCTGGCTTGAATTAGCAAAATGAAAGATCCattgaaatgtattaaaaatgccttaaaagTATCGGTTTTAATATGACTTCAAAGCCTACAAAAGCTGCGCTGCCTGCTCGAGGGGAGTAGAAATGGCCAtgttacagaaaacacagagcatCCCCAGGCAAACGGGGCATCCCTAAAATATCCCTGAATATAaattgccccttttttttttccccctggttAGCTGCCTCGGATTTCCATCCAACGATCCCCAAATCCCAAGTGCTGGAGAGGCTTTGGGTGGGCTGATTGCAGATCCCTCTGCCTCTGGGCTGCTTAGACCGCTGCCTTGTAGAGTTAACGCTGCCTTGTAGAGTTAACCCTGCCATGTCCATCTGTCCTGCCCATCCCCTGCCTGCTTTTCTTGACAGCAATGTCCCCATGAAATGGCTGCCCCGTATTTTGAACAGGCAAATCACCCCAACCCCATCCTCGGGAACTGCCAAGAGGTTTTTGCTGCGCTGGAGCTGCCGGAGGCAGAGCCGTGGCGCAGAGCCCGGGTGGCTGCagcctgctgagctgctggggaagggaaaaaagggtcttttaattaaaagctattAGCCAtgctgctcagctctggctGGGGCGATACGAAAGACCAGGATAAAAGGATCCCCGACGCTTTGCCATCCTCTGCCACAAAGATTTGATGGCAGCTTTTGCTAAATATCCTTCTCCGGGTGTCACCTGAAGCCAGGGTTTTGCTGTCGCACAGTTTCAGTGTCCCAGGGTATTCCCCCGGCAGTACAACCCGAAATCCCTTTGGCAGCTGTGGACACTCGGGTATGGTGGCCAAGACTTCACCTGGTACCAGCACAGGACCAGGCAAGCTGCCTGCCCCGACACGGCTGCCTGCACTGGTGAGGACCTAAATGCAAGCTGCCTCGTCCCCTCCAAGCGTCACATCCCCATCGTCACGGCACAGAGCAGACCCTGCCTTGATCTTGCCACCTCCACCGCCCCGCTGGGGCTTCTGCTCTCTTCCCAAGGCTGTTTCGGGGGGGAGTTGAAGCCCGCTGGTGTCTGAGCATGGAGAGGGTTGTCTTGACCCCAGACCCTGAGCAGCAGGGTCTTGACCTTGACCCTGAGCAGCACCAGACTGGATGGGAGAGACCGTGCATGGGGCTCAGAGGGCCAGCATGGCCATGAGCTGTGCACAGTGGCCGTGGGGTGCCTGTGCACCCCTGCGAGCAGAAAGGGGGGCAGCCGGGCAGACAAGGGACTCAGCCCAGGGAAAAGGGGAGCACGTTCCCAGGGACAAGCTCCAGCAGTGCCGGCAAAGGAGCAAGGCGCAATCTGGTGCCTTTGCACCCCTACCGAAGGCATCATGGCTGATCCGGCGGAGGGAGAGGGGACGCTGGGGCCTCCGCTTCGCTGTGGAcattcctctcccttcctttgtGCTGCAGGAAATCTGCgcttcctcccttcccagcactgctccctGCTCAATCGCTACCAGATGTGGGTCCCATGCGCTTCTCATTAGCCCGGCAGGCTCCGGGCGCTGCCTTCTGCAGGCTGGCGGGCTGGGGCCTGCAAAGGCTGGGCTTTTGGGGGACCTGGTGCAGATATCTGAGCCAGTGTGCACGCCACGAG
This window contains:
- the LOC127022857 gene encoding protein DGCR6 produces the protein GGYEAAAEQLSRQQERHYRLLSELQALVKALPSPCQQRLSYTTLSDLALALLDGTVFEIVQGLLEIQHLTEKNLYSQRLQLHSEHRGLKQELFHRHKEAQQCCRPHNLPLLRAAQQREMEAVEQRIREEQRMMDEKIVLELDQKVIDQQSTLEKAGVSGFYITTNPQELTLQMNLLELIRKLQQKESESEKAFS